A region of Crenobacter cavernae DNA encodes the following proteins:
- the fba gene encoding class II fructose-bisphosphate aldolase (catalyzes the reversible aldol condensation of dihydroxyacetonephosphate and glyceraldehyde 3-phosphate in the Calvin cycle, glycolysis, and/or gluconeogenesis), with protein MALVSMRQLLDHAAEFGYGLPAFNVNNLEQMRAIMEAADKVDAPVIVQASAGARKYAGAPFLRHLILAAVEEFPHIPVVMHQDHGTSPDICQRSIQLGFSSVMMDGSLGEDGKTPTDYEYNARVTRTVVNFAHACGVSVEGEIGCLGSLETGMAGEEDGVGAEGVLDHSQLLTDPEEAAQFVKDTGVDALAIAIGTSHGAYKFSRPPTGDILAIERIKEIHARLPNTHLVMHGSSSVPQEWLAIINEFGGAIPETYGVPVEEIVEGIKYGVRKVNIDTDLRLASTGAIRRFLAQNPSEFDPRKFLKVSTDAMRDIVIARYEAFGAAGQASKIRPVSLDTMAGRYAKGELAAVVK; from the coding sequence ATGGCACTCGTTTCGATGCGTCAGCTCTTGGACCACGCGGCCGAGTTCGGCTACGGTCTGCCGGCCTTCAACGTCAACAACCTCGAGCAGATGCGCGCGATCATGGAAGCGGCCGACAAGGTCGACGCCCCGGTGATCGTGCAGGCGTCGGCCGGCGCGCGCAAATACGCCGGCGCGCCGTTCCTGCGCCACCTGATCCTCGCCGCGGTCGAAGAATTCCCGCACATCCCGGTGGTGATGCACCAGGACCACGGCACCAGCCCGGACATCTGCCAGCGCTCGATCCAGCTGGGCTTCAGCTCGGTGATGATGGACGGCTCACTCGGTGAGGACGGCAAGACGCCGACCGACTACGAGTACAACGCGCGCGTAACCCGCACCGTCGTCAACTTCGCGCACGCCTGCGGCGTGTCGGTCGAAGGCGAGATCGGCTGCCTGGGTTCGCTCGAGACCGGCATGGCCGGCGAGGAAGACGGCGTCGGCGCCGAGGGCGTGCTCGACCACAGCCAGCTGCTGACCGACCCGGAAGAAGCCGCGCAGTTCGTGAAGGACACCGGCGTCGACGCGCTGGCGATCGCCATTGGCACCAGCCACGGCGCGTACAAGTTCAGCCGTCCGCCGACCGGCGACATCCTCGCGATCGAGCGCATCAAGGAAATCCACGCCCGCCTGCCTAACACCCACCTGGTGATGCACGGCTCCTCGAGCGTGCCGCAGGAATGGCTGGCGATCATCAACGAATTCGGCGGCGCGATCCCGGAGACCTACGGCGTGCCGGTAGAAGAGATCGTCGAAGGCATCAAGTACGGCGTGCGCAAGGTCAACATCGACACCGACCTGCGCCTGGCGTCGACCGGCGCGATCCGTCGCTTCCTCGCGCAGAACCCGTCCGAATTCGACCCGCGCAAGTTCCTGAAGGTCAGCACCGACGCGATGCGCGACATCGTGATCGCGCGCTACGAAGCGTTCGGCGCCGCCGGCCAGGCGAGCAAGATCCGCCCGGTCAGCCTCGACACGATGGCTGGGCGTTACGCGAAAGGCGAACTCGCCGCGGTGGTGAAGTAA
- a CDS encoding HPP family protein produces MQAVARLFAWRRWWPEPLALSPAQKFKAGVAALLAILLTGAVTQLSVGHAPLLVASMGAASVILFVLPASPLAQPWSFVGGHLVSAAIGVACARLVPDVTLAAALAVGLSIVAMATLRCLHPPGGAIALNAVIGGPAIKAMGFSFVLAPVLLNALLMLLVALILNNFWLRHPYPRPLPTPAKPRDAAAPRARSMVTEADIAAALRDHRELLDVTMDDLEHVVNLAELNAHRRRLGDIRCADVMARDVRWVTPDTLLADAWKLLKTTGQRVLPVLDADRRVVGMLALSDFIQRLDARDPASLRTRLARRLKRGGGQTVASLMASTVDAVRDIAHVTELIPVLTGAGRHHVPVVDAAGRLAGIVSQSELIGALYEGALAV; encoded by the coding sequence ATGCAAGCCGTGGCCCGTCTGTTCGCCTGGCGCCGCTGGTGGCCCGAGCCGCTGGCGCTGAGTCCCGCTCAAAAGTTCAAGGCCGGCGTCGCGGCGCTGCTCGCGATCCTGCTGACCGGCGCCGTCACGCAGCTGTCGGTCGGCCACGCGCCGCTCCTGGTCGCGTCGATGGGCGCCGCGTCGGTGATCCTGTTCGTGCTGCCGGCAAGCCCCTTGGCGCAGCCGTGGTCCTTCGTCGGCGGCCATCTGGTGTCGGCGGCGATCGGCGTCGCTTGTGCCCGGCTGGTCCCGGACGTGACGCTGGCGGCCGCGCTGGCGGTCGGTCTGTCCATCGTTGCGATGGCCACGCTGCGCTGCCTGCACCCGCCGGGCGGCGCGATCGCGCTGAACGCGGTGATCGGCGGACCGGCGATCAAGGCGATGGGTTTCTCCTTCGTGCTGGCGCCGGTGTTGCTGAACGCGCTCTTGATGCTGCTCGTCGCGCTGATCCTCAACAACTTCTGGCTGCGTCACCCCTACCCTCGCCCGCTGCCGACGCCGGCCAAGCCGCGCGACGCCGCCGCGCCGCGCGCGCGCAGCATGGTCACCGAGGCCGACATCGCCGCCGCGCTGCGCGATCATCGCGAGCTGCTCGACGTGACGATGGACGACCTCGAGCACGTGGTGAACCTCGCCGAGCTGAACGCGCACCGGCGGCGGCTCGGCGACATCCGCTGCGCCGACGTGATGGCGCGCGACGTGCGCTGGGTGACGCCCGACACGCTGCTCGCCGACGCGTGGAAGCTGTTGAAAACGACGGGGCAGCGCGTGCTGCCGGTGCTCGACGCAGATCGTCGCGTGGTCGGTATGCTCGCCTTGTCCGACTTTATCCAGCGCCTCGACGCCCGCGATCCGGCGAGCCTGCGCACGCGGCTCGCGCGCCGGTTGAAACGCGGCGGCGGTCAGACGGTGGCGTCGCTGATGGCGAGCACGGTCGACGCGGTGCGCGACATCGCGCACGTCACCGAGCTGATCCCGGTGCTGACCGGCGCCGGCCGCCACCATGTGCCGGTGGTCGACGCCGCAGGGCGGCTCGCCGGCATCGTCAGCCAGAGCGAGCTGATCGGCGCGCTTTATGAAGGCGCACTTGCCGTTTGA
- the moaD gene encoding molybdopterin converting factor subunit 1 — MTLKILYFARLKESFGQAEETVTFTGQTVAGLIDELAARGGAWSVELAPGRVFRVAVNQELAPPSTELKTGDEVAIFPPVTGG, encoded by the coding sequence ATGACCCTGAAAATCCTGTATTTCGCCCGCCTGAAGGAAAGCTTCGGCCAGGCCGAAGAAACCGTAACCTTCACCGGCCAGACCGTCGCCGGCCTGATCGACGAGCTCGCCGCGCGCGGCGGCGCGTGGTCTGTAGAACTCGCGCCGGGCCGCGTGTTCCGCGTCGCGGTGAACCAGGAACTCGCGCCACCGTCGACCGAACTCAAGACCGGCGACGAAGTCGCGATCTTCCCGCCCGTGACCGGAGGCTGA
- the moaE gene encoding molybdopterin synthase catalytic subunit MoaE — protein sequence MERYTVAVQTKAFDAGAELARLSADPAVGALVSFTGLVRDYGDTTGVAALELEHYPGMTEKALMAIVDDARARWPLSAATVVHRVGRLALGDAIVLVVVAASHRRDAFAAAEYLMDYLKTRAPFWKKEIGRDGTAHWVEAKASDEAAAGRWTGEES from the coding sequence ATGGAACGCTACACCGTCGCGGTCCAGACCAAAGCCTTCGACGCCGGCGCGGAACTGGCACGCCTGTCGGCGGACCCGGCCGTCGGCGCGCTGGTCAGCTTCACCGGCCTGGTGCGCGACTATGGCGACACGACCGGCGTCGCCGCGCTCGAGCTCGAACACTACCCGGGCATGACCGAAAAGGCGTTGATGGCGATCGTCGACGACGCGCGCGCGCGCTGGCCGCTGTCGGCCGCCACCGTCGTTCACCGCGTCGGCCGGCTGGCGCTGGGCGACGCGATCGTGCTGGTCGTCGTCGCCGCGAGCCACCGCCGCGATGCGTTCGCCGCCGCCGAATACCTGATGGATTATCTGAAGACGCGCGCGCCGTTCTGGAAGAAGGAGATCGGCCGCGACGGCACCGCGCACTGGGTCGAAGCGAAGGCCAGCGACGAGGCCGCCGCCGGACGCTGGACCGGCGAGGAAAGCTGA
- the mobA gene encoding molybdenum cofactor guanylyltransferase MobA, with product MTPAPYQALVLAGGSARRFGGEDKGLQRLDGKPFVEHTLAALAAQTAPPASCLISANRNLDVYRAFGHPVLADSRSGFQGPLAGIAEGLAALSENWLLVVPCDVVALPADFAERLFAEADHADAVCACDAESMHPALLLVNRRVRAPLDEFLLGDNRRLRDWLASLALREAFFPAPFPNLNSPESLRQWQSRL from the coding sequence ATGACACCGGCGCCGTACCAGGCGCTGGTGCTTGCCGGCGGCAGCGCGCGCCGCTTCGGCGGCGAGGACAAGGGCCTGCAGCGGCTCGACGGCAAACCCTTCGTCGAACACACGCTGGCCGCGCTCGCCGCGCAGACCGCACCGCCCGCCTCGTGCCTGATCTCGGCCAACCGCAACCTCGACGTCTACCGTGCCTTCGGTCACCCGGTGCTTGCCGACTCGCGCTCGGGCTTCCAGGGGCCGCTCGCCGGCATCGCCGAAGGGCTGGCCGCGCTTTCTGAGAACTGGTTATTGGTCGTGCCGTGCGACGTGGTCGCGTTGCCGGCCGACTTTGCCGAGCGCCTGTTCGCCGAGGCCGACCACGCCGACGCGGTGTGCGCGTGCGACGCTGAATCGATGCACCCGGCGCTGCTGCTCGTGAACCGTCGCGTACGCGCGCCGCTCGACGAATTCCTCTTGGGCGACAACCGACGGCTGCGCGACTGGCTGGCCAGCCTCGCGCTGCGCGAGGCGTTCTTCCCCGCGCCGTTTCCGAATCTGAACAGCCCCGAATCGCTGCGGCAATGGCAAAGCCGTTTGTGA
- a CDS encoding bifunctional metallophosphatase/5'-nucleotidase, translating into MQRSLLAASLAALSLTACLSDGKAPATSAPGTPPVPVRLIAINDFHGTLETPGSKLSVPDPADPSKTASVSAGGVDYLSAAIKASRAQVANSIVVSAGDLIGASPLISGLFHDEPAVEAMNALGLDINAVGNHEFDDGQEELLRMQNGGCKAGSTDTSCKRTGRFDGAKFKFLAANVEKADGKPIFPAYEIRKFGGIPVAVIGMTLKGTPEVVTPDGIKGLSFKDEAATVNKLVPELKKQGVEAIVVVVHEGGLQTGTYDECKGISGAIVDIVKGFDKAVDMVVSGHTHQAYNCVIDGRRVTSARNYGQMFTEIDFKLDPKTRDVQPASVKAVNRPVLTTGQPDSVLTQLVDAWRALVAPIANRLSGSLAGPLTRIPSAAGETTMGAVIADAMLASTLGNGAEAAFMNPGGVRAELTPEAGGNVTYSQIFTVQPFANTLMTLTLTGAQLDELLELQWADPTRTRILPVSTGFAYAYSKSAPYGQKVDMASITLNGTSIDAAKSYRVTVNSFMASGGDGLTVLPKGTNRTGGKVDIDALEDYLKANPKLAVPVLNRITALP; encoded by the coding sequence ATGCAACGCTCGCTTCTCGCCGCCTCGCTGGCTGCGCTGTCGCTGACAGCCTGTCTCAGCGACGGCAAGGCCCCCGCCACATCCGCACCCGGCACGCCGCCGGTGCCGGTCCGCCTGATCGCGATCAACGATTTCCACGGCACCCTCGAAACGCCCGGCAGCAAGCTGTCCGTGCCCGACCCAGCCGACCCCAGCAAGACTGCCAGCGTGAGCGCCGGCGGCGTCGACTACCTGTCCGCCGCGATCAAGGCGAGCCGCGCGCAGGTGGCCAACAGCATCGTCGTCTCGGCAGGCGACCTCATCGGCGCGAGCCCGCTGATCTCCGGCCTGTTCCACGACGAACCGGCCGTGGAAGCGATGAACGCGCTGGGCCTCGACATCAACGCGGTCGGCAACCACGAGTTCGACGACGGCCAGGAAGAGCTGCTGCGCATGCAGAACGGCGGCTGCAAGGCCGGCAGCACGGACACCAGCTGCAAACGCACCGGCCGCTTCGACGGCGCCAAGTTCAAGTTCCTCGCCGCCAACGTCGAGAAGGCCGACGGCAAGCCCATCTTCCCGGCTTACGAGATCAGGAAATTCGGCGGCATCCCGGTCGCCGTCATCGGCATGACGCTGAAGGGCACGCCGGAGGTGGTCACGCCGGATGGAATCAAGGGGCTGAGCTTCAAGGACGAGGCGGCCACCGTCAACAAGCTGGTGCCCGAACTGAAGAAGCAGGGTGTCGAGGCGATCGTCGTCGTCGTGCACGAAGGCGGGCTGCAAACCGGCACATACGACGAGTGCAAAGGCATCTCCGGCGCCATCGTCGATATCGTCAAGGGCTTCGACAAGGCGGTCGACATGGTCGTCAGCGGCCACACGCACCAGGCGTACAACTGCGTGATCGACGGCCGCCGCGTGACCAGCGCCAGGAACTACGGCCAGATGTTTACCGAGATCGACTTCAAGCTCGATCCGAAAACGCGCGACGTGCAGCCGGCCTCGGTCAAGGCGGTCAACCGCCCGGTGCTGACCACCGGCCAGCCCGACAGCGTGCTGACGCAGCTCGTCGACGCGTGGCGCGCCTTGGTCGCACCGATCGCCAACCGGCTAAGCGGCTCACTCGCCGGCCCGCTGACGCGCATACCGAGCGCGGCCGGCGAAACCACGATGGGCGCGGTGATCGCCGACGCGATGCTGGCGTCGACGCTCGGCAACGGTGCCGAGGCCGCGTTCATGAACCCGGGCGGCGTGCGCGCCGAGCTGACGCCCGAAGCGGGCGGTAACGTGACTTACAGCCAGATCTTCACCGTCCAGCCGTTCGCCAACACGCTGATGACGCTGACGCTGACCGGCGCACAACTCGACGAACTGCTCGAACTGCAATGGGCCGACCCGACGAGGACGCGCATCCTGCCGGTGTCCACGGGCTTTGCGTACGCCTACAGTAAGTCGGCGCCATACGGCCAGAAGGTCGACATGGCGTCGATCACGCTGAACGGCACGTCTATCGATGCGGCCAAGTCCTACCGCGTCACGGTCAACAGCTTCATGGCCAGCGGCGGAGATGGCCTGACCGTGCTGCCCAAGGGCACGAACCGCACCGGCGGCAAGGTCGACATCGACGCGCTCGAAGACTACCTGAAGGCCAACCCCAAACTGGCGGTGCCGGTACTGAACCGCATCACGGCCTTGCCGTAA
- the aroG gene encoding 3-deoxy-7-phosphoheptulonate synthase AroG, with product MQRQTDDVRIREIKELLPPIAHLYELPISEVASELIYNTRREIAALLRGEDDRLLVIVGPCSIHDPSAAIEYAEKLSALRQKHARELLVVMRVYFEKPRTTVGWKGLINDPHLDESYDINAGLRIARRLLLSVNNMGMPAATEFLDTMTPQYVADLISWGAIGARTTESQVHRELASGLSCPVGFKNGTDGNLRIAVDAIRAASQPHHFLSVTKSGHSAIVSTGGNADCHVILRGGKEPNYSADHVRAAAAELAAVGLPQKLMVDFSHANSRKDYKRQMEVAEDIAGQLAAGDTHLFGVMVESHLVEGRQDLKPGCQLSYGQSITDACIGWSDTEDMLATLADAVSARRAKAQ from the coding sequence ATGCAACGACAGACCGACGACGTCAGAATAAGAGAGATCAAGGAGCTGCTTCCGCCGATCGCCCACCTCTACGAGCTCCCGATTTCCGAAGTCGCCTCCGAACTGATCTACAACACCCGCCGCGAGATCGCCGCCCTCTTGCGCGGCGAGGACGACCGGCTTCTGGTGATTGTCGGCCCCTGTTCGATCCACGACCCGTCCGCTGCGATCGAGTACGCCGAGAAGCTGTCCGCGCTGCGCCAGAAGCACGCGCGCGAGCTTCTCGTCGTGATGCGCGTCTACTTCGAAAAACCGCGCACCACCGTCGGCTGGAAAGGCCTGATCAACGACCCGCATCTGGACGAGAGCTACGACATCAACGCCGGTCTCAGGATCGCGCGCCGCCTATTGCTGTCGGTGAACAATATGGGGATGCCGGCCGCGACCGAATTCCTCGACACGATGACGCCGCAGTACGTTGCCGACCTGATCTCGTGGGGCGCGATCGGCGCGCGCACCACCGAGAGCCAGGTGCACCGCGAACTGGCGTCCGGCCTGTCCTGTCCGGTCGGCTTCAAGAACGGCACCGACGGCAACCTCAGGATCGCCGTCGACGCGATCCGCGCCGCCAGCCAGCCGCACCACTTCCTGTCGGTGACCAAGTCCGGCCACTCGGCGATCGTGTCGACCGGCGGCAACGCCGACTGCCACGTGATCCTGCGCGGCGGCAAGGAGCCGAACTACTCGGCCGACCATGTGCGCGCCGCCGCCGCCGAGCTCGCCGCGGTCGGCCTGCCGCAGAAGCTGATGGTCGACTTCAGCCACGCGAACAGCCGCAAGGACTACAAGCGCCAGATGGAAGTGGCCGAGGACATCGCAGGCCAGCTCGCCGCCGGCGACACCCACCTCTTCGGCGTGATGGTCGAAAGCCACCTGGTCGAAGGCCGCCAGGACCTCAAGCCCGGCTGCCAGCTCAGCTACGGCCAGAGCATCACCGACGCTTGCATCGGCTGGAGCGACACCGAAGACATGCTCGCTACCTTGGCCGACGCCGTATCGGCGCGCCGCGCGAAGGCGCAGTAA
- the dksA gene encoding RNA polymerase-binding protein DksA, producing MAKLTEQDILNWNGGEDDYMNADHLEFFKELLLQLQQELLNNANATASHLQEQEATPDPADRATLEEEYALELRTRDRERKLLQKIQSSLRNIEDGSYGFCEDTGEAIGLKRLLARPTATLSVEAQERRERMKRQYAD from the coding sequence ATGGCCAAGCTGACCGAACAAGACATCCTGAACTGGAATGGCGGCGAAGACGACTACATGAACGCCGACCACCTGGAGTTCTTCAAGGAGCTGCTGCTGCAACTGCAGCAGGAGTTGCTCAACAACGCCAACGCCACCGCGAGCCACCTCCAGGAGCAGGAAGCTACCCCTGATCCGGCCGACCGCGCGACGCTGGAAGAAGAATACGCGCTCGAACTGCGCACCCGCGACCGCGAGCGCAAGCTGTTGCAGAAGATCCAGTCGTCGCTGCGCAACATCGAGGACGGTTCCTACGGCTTCTGCGAGGACACCGGCGAGGCGATCGGCCTGAAACGCCTGCTGGCCCGCCCGACCGCCACGCTGTCGGTCGAAGCGCAGGAGCGCCGCGAGCGCATGAAGCGCCAGTACGCCGACTGA
- a CDS encoding c-type cytochrome, with product MKKALIAAIVLGTLASPAFANLQMAQKYGCTACHDVGTKKIGPAFKDIAKKYAGDKSAETKLTAKVKKGGSGVWGTMPMPPQAQVNDADLKTLVKWVLATK from the coding sequence ATGAAAAAAGCCCTGATCGCCGCCATCGTGCTCGGAACGCTCGCCAGCCCGGCCTTCGCCAACCTGCAGATGGCGCAGAAATACGGTTGCACCGCCTGTCACGACGTCGGCACGAAGAAGATCGGCCCGGCGTTCAAGGACATCGCCAAGAAGTACGCCGGCGACAAGAGTGCCGAGACCAAGCTGACCGCCAAGGTCAAGAAGGGTGGCTCGGGCGTGTGGGGCACGATGCCGATGCCGCCGCAGGCGCAGGTCAACGACGCCGACCTGAAAACCCTGGTCAAATGGGTGCTCGCGACCAAATAA
- a CDS encoding YggT family protein has product MIYQTLQFLIRTVFELFALVLLLRFYLQVARAPFNHPLAQFSMALTNFLVLKARRVIPSVKSYDAATLGIAWVVLLIANVASLLLNAVMAYDLVAPQTWLALGLLAVLDLFRLSLYLLMGAVLVQAVLSWVNPYNPLTPILDALTRPYLKPFRRAQVGGVDLSPLILLLIIQVILSAPLPYLEWGLLSQLKPAL; this is encoded by the coding sequence ATGATCTACCAGACGCTGCAATTTTTGATCCGTACGGTGTTCGAGCTGTTCGCGCTGGTGCTGCTGCTGCGCTTCTACCTGCAGGTGGCGCGCGCGCCGTTCAACCACCCGCTCGCGCAGTTCTCGATGGCGCTGACCAATTTCCTGGTGCTCAAGGCGCGCCGCGTGATCCCGAGCGTGAAGAGCTACGACGCCGCGACGCTCGGCATCGCCTGGGTCGTGCTCTTGATCGCCAACGTGGCCTCGCTCTTGCTCAACGCGGTGATGGCGTACGACCTCGTCGCGCCGCAAACCTGGCTCGCGCTCGGGCTGTTGGCGGTGCTCGACCTGTTCCGGCTGTCGCTCTATCTATTGATGGGCGCGGTGCTGGTGCAGGCGGTGCTGTCGTGGGTGAATCCGTACAACCCGCTGACGCCGATTCTCGATGCGCTGACGCGGCCGTATCTGAAGCCGTTCCGCCGCGCGCAGGTCGGCGGCGTCGACCTGTCGCCGCTGATCCTGCTGTTGATCATCCAGGTGATCCTGTCGGCGCCCTTGCCCTATCTCGAGTGGGGCTTGTTGTCGCAGCTCAAGCCGGCCTTGTAG